The following is a genomic window from Candidatus Margulisiibacteriota bacterium.
ATTGATATTCCCCGAGGTACCATCCATAGAATAACCAATAATACCGATGAAGATCTCGTCTTTATAGAAGTACAAACAGGTGATTACTTTGGCGAAGATGATATTGAGCGATTAGAAGACGATTACCATCGAATTGAGCAATAATAAATTATACAATTGAAACAACGAAATATTATTGTTATATTTATTATATGGAAAACAATAATTCAAAAACAAATATAGAAAATATTAATAAGAACTTGGGCATTAACGATCCTCCCCTAACCATAGGAAACTTATCTGCATCCAAAGAAAAACGACCGGATTCTATCAAAACAATTCTCTTTGTTGACGACCATAAATTTATCATTAGAAATTTAAGAAATAAATTAGAAGCTATTGGGTATAAGGTCTATTCAGCCTATAACGGACAAGAAGCTGTTGACGAGTATTTTAAGATAAAACCGGATATCGTTTTCCTGGATGTAGTAATGCCGGTGAAAGATGGAATAACTGCTTTAAAAGAAATAAAGCGGATTGTGCCAACAAGCAAAATCGTAATGATGTCCGGACTCGGATTTGATGACGAAATAGCTGAAAACATCAAAATCCTCGGCTTGGTTGAAAAAGGTGCGGATGGATTTCTTATTAAGCCGGTTAACGTTGTCAGTATTAACAAAAAAGTTTGGGATTTAGCCGTTAACAGTTAGATAGTTATTTTTGATTATTTTAAGAAAATCAGTAATATCGCCTAAATTATTACTTAATATACTCTTAAGTATCTCAATGTCTAATCTTTGATATTCGTGTATGGATATATTTCTGAAGCCAACCATTTTAATTAATTTTGATTTTAAGTTTTCATTAATAACTTTGTGGTCATGGAGTATTTCGATGCTGGCTTTCATAGTATCAGGTAATTGCCAGTTACTTTCTGCAATAATATGATTTGCAATATCCAGTGATAATTGGATTGTTCTTTGCAAATTAAGGACAAATACATCCTGTATTGTAAAATCTGATAGTTTCGTCGGATCATCTCCGGTAACCTCGTGTATTCTTTCTAAACATCGATATATAGAATCTATCTTTGATAGCAACACATCATTATCAACCATCAATTCTCTCCAATAATTTTTTTTCTATGATTTTCCTGTTTTCTTTGAGGTCAATATATTTGCTTATTACTGTGGTCTTATATATTTTCGCTTCAAATGAATGATCAGAATATATTTCTTTGCCATATCGAATGACTTGATATTGCAAGATATCCGAAATTCCGTTAAGTGAAGTGTAATCTACGTCATATTTAGAAATTTGAGATAGCTCATTTGAAATATTATAATTATCGACTATCGTAGGTTTGTTTTTATATAATACTGCGATATCGATATCACTTCCTTTGTGCTGTTTGTTTTTTGCATAGGAACCAAATAAAAAAATAAGGGTAGGTTTATTGTCCAAATTTTTAAAATAATCTATGGCTTTATCTAATATGACAGTTAATTCGTTTTTTTTCATTTTTATCTTTTATTATGCAATAAATTGTGTGAACTATTGAAACTATTGTAATGGATATTTGATTTTTCTTCAAATAAAATTCCTCTGGTATAATAAGATAAAAAAATATAAAATATTAATTGTCAAAGAAAACAAGAATGTTCACTCTGATACAAAGGAAAAGTCCTGTTATCTACGCATATAGAACGGATATAAAATGATCCCTTTTCATAAAGCACATATTACGGATGATGAAATTAATGGCGTTATAGAGGCAGTAAGATCAGGCTGGCTGACTATGGGCCCCAAAACGATAGAATTCGAAAAAAAATTTGGAGAATACATTGGTGTAAAAAACTCCGTATCAATGAACTCCGCAACCGCAGCTCTTCATCTAGCACTCAAGGCAATAGGACTAAAAGCAGAAGATGAAGTCATTATCCCAACCAATACTTTTATTGCAACAGCCGAAGTAATTACCTATTTTAATGCGATACCGGTGCTATGCGATATAGAACCAGCAACCCATAATATAGATTCGCTTAATATTGAAAAGAAAATAACAAAGAAGACAAAGGCTATAATTCCAGTCCATTTTGCGGGGCAACCTTGTGACATGGACGAGATAATGTCTATTGCAAAAGATAATAATCTCAAGGTTATTGAAGATGCGGCACATGCTATTCCGGCTAGTTACAAAAATCAGAAAATAGGCACCATCGGAGATATCACGTGCTTTTCATTCTATGCCACAAAAACGTTAGCTACCGGAGAAGGAGGCATGGCGACTACCGATAATGATGAGTATGCCAAACACATGAAAATCAATAGACTGCATGGTATCAGCCGGGATGCCTGGGACCGATATACGGCAGCAGGGTCATGGTACTACGAAGTTATTGATAACGGAAATAAATATAACACAACAGATATCAATTCTGCACTTGGGTTAGCGCAACTAAAAAAAGTAGAATGGATGCAGGAGCAACGAGCAAAAATAGCAGCAAAATATACAAAAGCATTCACAAATACAAAAATAGTAACTCCTGTTATTAAAAATAATCGAACGTCGGCATGGCACCTGTATGTTATTAAAGTAGCAAATAGAGACGAGCTTATCGAAAAGTTAAAAGACGAGGGAATAGGAACTTCGGTTCATTTCATTCCGGTCCATAGGCATCCTTATTACAAAAATACTTACGATTATAAACAAACTGATTATCCGGTAGCAGAGGATATATTCCTGCAATCATTATCACTTCCGATATACCCTGGAATGACCGATGAGGATATTGATCGAGTCATTAACAAAGTTATCGAACATGCTAAGTAAACTATATCTGTCCATAGGCAAAATTATTATAGATTTTTTCTTCGCGTTTATCGGAGTATTGTTACTTGTTCCTGTATTTATGTTCCTAGCTTTATTAATAAAGCTTACTTCGAAGGGTCCGGCATTATTTAAGCAGACCAGGCTCGGGAAAAACTTCAAGCCGTTCACTCTGTATAAATTCAGGTCTATGATTGTTGACGCGCCAAAGCTTGGTCCGGGCGTTACGAGTGCTGATGATCCAAGGATTACCAGGGTTGGGAAATTCTTGAGAAAAACGAAACTTGATGAACTTCCTCAATTGATCAATGTCATTAAAGGCGACATGTCGCTTGTGGGGCCCCGGCCCGAGTTAACAGCTTACATAAATGAGTATAAAGAAGAGTATAGAACTGTTTTGTCTATAAGACCCGGTATAACGGATTATGCTGCAATCGAATTTCGTGATGAAGAGAACATTTTAAATAATTATTCAGATAAAGAAAAAGCTTATTTAGAAATTGTTTTACCTAAAAAAATTACACTTTATAAAAAGTATATAAATAAGATAAGCATGGTTACAGACTTGAGAATTATACTTCTGACATTAAAGAAAATTATTGGATAATAATGACGACTGTTAAGATTGTTAGTAAACTATTTAAATACGCATTTGCGGCAATTCTCTGCTATGTTTTTATTTTTGCAATGAAACTAGTTGTGGTATTTCCGTGGACGGCCCAGCAGCTCTATTTTTCGCAAGTACCTGAACAAGTCGGATTGATTGTCTTTCTAGATGGCGAATACAAAGAACGGGTAAACCATGCCTTTGAGCTCTATGAAGCTGGGTATTCAAAAAAAATGTTTTCACCGAATATCGAAGTTTATGCAAATAAAAAGCTGGTAAAAAGCAAGTTAAAAAAATTAGGGAACAAAGTTAAGTTTTATCAAGGCCCTGTTGCTGCCTCCACTTACGAAGAAGCGCTCATTACGAAAGACTTCATCGACAAGCATAATATCAGCAGTATGATTCTGGTTACTTCGCCTTATCATAGCTATAGAGCTAATTGGATATTTAATAAAGTGATGCCTGATATCAGAATTGTGTCGTGTCCGGTACCTATGGAGAAAAGCTGGTTCAAGATAGAGAAGATTGAAAAAAATAACAGCCATTATCGTATTTTTAGAAGCGAACAATTGAAATTTCTGGGTTATTATTTAAAGTATAGCCTTGGCATTAATTTTGACAGGAAAATTGAAAAAGAGATTAAAAATGACCTGAGGTCAAAAGACGACTTGAATTACATTCATTATTTCAAGAGATTTTTAGATAATGAAATAAGTAAAGAGTGATTTTATATAAAAGGTGAGTAATGGAAAACAAAGTAAGGTTCGCGCTTATCGGTTGCGGAAGAGTGTCATATAAGCATATAAATGCGCTAAAAAACATAAAAACGGCTCAACTGGTTTCGATATGTGACCTAGTCGAAGATCGTGCTAGAAAAAAAGCAGATGAAACAGGAGTACCCTGGTATACAAATTACCGCGAGATGCTAAAAAACGAAATAATTGATGTGGTCATTATTTTAACTGAGAGCGGGATTCATGCAAAAATTGCCGTCGATGTAGCTCATAATTATCAAAAACATATTGTAGTCG
Proteins encoded in this region:
- a CDS encoding transcriptional regulator, with product MVDNDVLLSKIDSIYRCLERIHEVTGDDPTKLSDFTIQDVFVLNLQRTIQLSLDIANHIIAESNWQLPDTMKASIEILHDHKVINENLKSKLIKMVGFRNISIHEYQRLDIEILKSILSNNLGDITDFLKIIKNNYLTVNG
- a CDS encoding UDP-4-amino-4,6-dideoxy-N-acetyl-beta-L-altrosamine transaminase codes for the protein MIPFHKAHITDDEINGVIEAVRSGWLTMGPKTIEFEKKFGEYIGVKNSVSMNSATAALHLALKAIGLKAEDEVIIPTNTFIATAEVITYFNAIPVLCDIEPATHNIDSLNIEKKITKKTKAIIPVHFAGQPCDMDEIMSIAKDNNLKVIEDAAHAIPASYKNQKIGTIGDITCFSFYATKTLATGEGGMATTDNDEYAKHMKINRLHGISRDAWDRYTAAGSWYYEVIDNGNKYNTTDINSALGLAQLKKVEWMQEQRAKIAAKYTKAFTNTKIVTPVIKNNRTSAWHLYVIKVANRDELIEKLKDEGIGTSVHFIPVHRHPYYKNTYDYKQTDYPVAEDIFLQSLSLPIYPGMTDEDIDRVINKVIEHAK
- a CDS encoding sugar transferase, translating into MLSKLYLSIGKIIIDFFFAFIGVLLLVPVFMFLALLIKLTSKGPALFKQTRLGKNFKPFTLYKFRSMIVDAPKLGPGVTSADDPRITRVGKFLRKTKLDELPQLINVIKGDMSLVGPRPELTAYINEYKEEYRTVLSIRPGITDYAAIEFRDEENILNNYSDKEKAYLEIVLPKKITLYKKYINKISMVTDLRIILLTLKKIIG